The sequence CAAATTGTAAATTTATCGAATTTTCCCTGATAAATTTGATAGGTCTTTATGCTTTTTACTCAAAATAATTTCATCCTTTAATTAAAAAAAAGAAGTTGTCTTGCATCATATGATTGAACCTTTTTAAACAGGTAAGAACTCATACTAGTTTTATATAAGTATTTCTTGATTAATTCTTAGATTTATGACTTTTATTTAGATAGACACAAAAGATAAAATTATTATGTATTCTTATTTTGCGCTGACTTTTTTGTGATGAATAAATTCTGGAAAAATAATGATTTCTCTAAATTTGAAAATTAGAATTTACTATAAGTAGCAAAAAATATTATTAGTTTTTTTTAGTTGACTTTATAAGACAAAGAGCCAAATGGCAGAATTTAGCAAGTTAATAGTCAAGAAAACTTGGTTTATTTATAGTTTGAATTACTTGTCAATTGAACTAATAGAAATAGACCCAATTAGCACATACTGATTGTAGGGAATATGACATTTTCAACCATCTTGAACCTGAGAATAAGGCTCGTAGTATCACGCACCACTACTTAATTATGGCAATATCTTAAAATCTATATTTATTGACAATATATCTTAACTAGCCTATACTCATTTCCTAAAGATATTTGAAAATACTTATCAACTAGTAGAGATTAGTAATAGCAATACCATGCCCAATAACTTTGTTCCAAACAAAGATGAAATTTGGAGTCGTCGTCAATTATTAAGGCTGGGATTGGTAGGGGCTGGTGCATCGGGTGCAGGATTGCTGTGGCTTTCATTTAATCGAATAAGCAAATCGCAAATTAAAATACCACCAATCGATACGAATATACCTTCTGAGGAAAATAACCCGATGAAGGTATTAAGAAATTTTGACTACGGCACAATTAAGCGAGAAAACGGGCGTAAAATCCGGGAATTCCGTATAACCGCTACTAATGAGACGATTGATTTAAATAGCGCCGTTTCTTTCAATGTTTGGACTTATAACGGACAAGTCCCCGGTCCTACACTCAGGGCTACAGAAGGCGATCGCGTCCGGATTATCTTCCGCAATCAAGGGGGACATTCTCATTCCATGCATTTTCATGGAACTCATCCTGTTTCGTCAGATGGAGTTCTTCCTGTAAGGAATGGTAAGGAGACGATTTACGAGTTTAATGCAGAACCGTATGGGGTTCATTTGTATCACTGTCATATAGAACCAGTTACCCGTCACATAAGTAAAGGTTTGTACGGGATGTTTATCGTCGATCCACCATCACCTCGCCCTCCGGCAGATGAAATGGTGCTGATAATGGCTGGATATGACATTAATAATGACCGTAAAAATGAATTATATGCTTTTAATGGCATACCTGAATATTA comes from Rivularia sp. PCC 7116 and encodes:
- a CDS encoding multicopper oxidase domain-containing protein, which encodes MPNNFVPNKDEIWSRRQLLRLGLVGAGASGAGLLWLSFNRISKSQIKIPPIDTNIPSEENNPMKVLRNFDYGTIKRENGRKIREFRITATNETIDLNSAVSFNVWTYNGQVPGPTLRATEGDRVRIIFRNQGGHSHSMHFHGTHPVSSDGVLPVRNGKETIYEFNAEPYGVHLYHCHIEPVTRHISKGLYGMFIVDPPSPRPPADEMVLIMAGYDINNDRKNELYAFNGIPEYYLDHPIRIYRNQLVRLYVLNMIEFDEAATFHIHANFFKVYPTGMTLKPTHETDVITMGTAERHILEFSYKYTGKYMFHPHQDITAEHGCMGNFEVIERSNNGR